Proteins found in one Fodinibius saliphilus genomic segment:
- a CDS encoding ABC transporter ATP-binding protein yields MKASVSHSDTKHLAVHLKDLRVRFSSRNSLLFDGLSLSIPRGEKVLLLGPSGSGKSTLLKVITGLIPEAIEEPVEWKERKTLDSWGYVFQDPDSQFCMPYVDEEIAFVLENMGVPTFDMAREIDYYLQQVGLDFAEAHRPISSLSQGQKQRLALASALALEPDTLVLDEPTALLDPEGTSEIWQHVRTLGRDKTLLIVEHKIEEIIEFVDRVLVLDQEGALVVDGSPEEVQQNHRSLLDRYGIWHAESWGVHDQGYQIEVESNTNFPNDSEPPLLDIKHLKGFYNEKTCITMPNVQVQEGEWITITGPNGAGKSSLLMALMKLITTKGSAQLQGQHISDTTELASEIGFIFQNPELQFVAQSVYEEVAFTLRKEQLPDQQIGIKVEHILKQFSLKALADENPYRLSTGQQRRLSVASVLVADRKLLLLDEPTFGQDAGNTFTILKELERYRKQGASLLMVTHEPHIIQRYATRVWEIEDGELQADYVGNRFQEIEGKSHAV; encoded by the coding sequence ATGAAAGCATCTGTATCACATAGCGATACGAAACATTTGGCAGTTCATTTAAAGGACTTGAGGGTACGATTTTCGAGTAGAAATTCGTTGCTGTTTGATGGTTTGTCACTAAGTATCCCAAGGGGAGAAAAAGTGCTGTTGCTAGGGCCTTCAGGTTCAGGAAAGTCTACCCTGCTGAAGGTGATAACAGGGCTTATTCCTGAGGCTATTGAAGAGCCTGTTGAATGGAAAGAGCGAAAGACCTTAGACTCATGGGGCTATGTATTTCAAGATCCCGATTCGCAGTTTTGTATGCCTTATGTAGATGAGGAGATCGCTTTTGTGTTGGAGAACATGGGGGTGCCGACTTTTGATATGGCGCGTGAAATCGATTACTACTTACAGCAAGTTGGATTGGATTTTGCAGAAGCTCATCGGCCTATTTCATCCTTATCGCAGGGGCAGAAACAACGACTGGCATTGGCTTCAGCTCTGGCCCTAGAACCGGATACGCTGGTACTGGATGAGCCTACTGCCTTACTGGATCCGGAAGGGACATCTGAGATTTGGCAGCATGTACGTACGTTAGGTCGTGATAAAACATTGTTAATAGTTGAGCATAAAATTGAAGAGATTATCGAATTTGTAGACCGGGTTTTGGTACTGGATCAAGAAGGAGCTTTGGTAGTTGATGGTTCTCCAGAGGAGGTACAACAGAATCATCGCTCGTTACTGGATAGATATGGAATCTGGCATGCAGAGAGCTGGGGTGTTCATGATCAGGGATATCAAATAGAGGTAGAATCTAATACCAATTTCCCAAATGATTCTGAACCCCCATTGCTCGATATCAAACATCTCAAAGGATTTTATAATGAGAAAACTTGTATTACCATGCCCAACGTTCAGGTTCAGGAGGGAGAATGGATTACTATTACCGGTCCTAATGGCGCAGGCAAGAGTTCGTTGTTGATGGCTTTGATGAAATTAATCACTACAAAGGGATCAGCCCAATTGCAGGGCCAGCATATTAGTGATACTACAGAATTGGCATCAGAGATCGGTTTTATTTTTCAAAATCCGGAGCTGCAGTTTGTTGCTCAAAGTGTATATGAGGAGGTAGCTTTTACGTTGCGGAAAGAGCAGCTCCCAGATCAACAAATAGGTATAAAGGTAGAGCATATCTTAAAGCAGTTTAGCCTAAAGGCATTGGCTGATGAAAATCCCTACCGGTTATCTACAGGTCAACAACGTCGTCTTAGTGTAGCATCCGTATTGGTCGCAGATCGCAAATTGTTATTGCTAGATGAGCCTACGTTCGGGCAGGATGCAGGCAATACTTTTACTATTCTCAAGGAACTGGAGAGGTATCGTAAACAAGGTGCGTCGCTGTTAATGGTTACTCATGAACCACATATTATACAGAGGTACGCCACGCGTGTTTGGGAGATTGAAGATGGGGAGCTACAGGCTGATTATGTTGGGAATCGCTTTCAAGAAATAGAGGGTAAAAGCCATGCTGTATAA
- a CDS encoding ECF transporter S component yields MKKRYKLKLSDILVTTVIALVFGVIYKLWGPLYYAIKPLGMHLEQLIYGMWFIAATVAFLLIRKPGVGLLAEVAAASGEFFMGSEWGLAVLLSGVAQGLASEMVFAARGYCKYSIGVAVAAAAAATAGSLLLDLLQGYIGDLAIWNLSLLILFRLSGAIIIAGWMAHWLVSALEDAGVADLVRPVGTATVDLN; encoded by the coding sequence ATGAAGAAACGATACAAACTTAAACTTTCTGACATCTTAGTCACCACAGTTATAGCCCTTGTTTTTGGGGTGATTTATAAGTTATGGGGGCCTCTATACTACGCTATAAAGCCGCTTGGTATGCATCTTGAGCAATTGATTTATGGTATGTGGTTTATTGCAGCAACGGTCGCTTTCCTGCTTATTAGAAAACCGGGGGTAGGGTTATTAGCAGAGGTTGCAGCAGCTTCGGGCGAATTTTTTATGGGTTCCGAGTGGGGCTTGGCAGTTTTGTTGTCGGGAGTGGCTCAGGGGCTGGCCTCAGAGATGGTATTTGCCGCGAGAGGATATTGCAAGTATTCTATCGGGGTGGCTGTAGCAGCGGCGGCGGCAGCAACAGCTGGATCTCTTTTGTTGGATTTATTGCAGGGCTACATCGGTGACCTTGCTATATGGAATCTTTCCCTATTGATTCTATTTCGATTGTCTGGTGCCATCATTATTGCCGGCTGGATGGCCCACTGGTTAGTTTCAGCTCTGGAAGATGCCGGTGTAGCCGATCTGGTTCGTCCGGTGGGTACTGCAACGGTAGACTTGAATTAA
- the tenA gene encoding thiaminase II — protein sequence MEFTDKLWQEIEPIYDHILELPFIKELTDGTLSEEVFTFYLKQDTLYLSDYSRALSLAGIRSDSNEQARQFLNFATNAIDVERELHGEFYEKLDAGSPLQKSPSCFAYTNYLLATATMRDNAIAIAALLPCFWIYREVGLHIYEHAALENPYQDWINTYAGEKFNDSVEKAIAITNRVAEEEPNRRRKQMIHAFVRSSQMEWKFWDSAYEMEQWPRQPKNAVPA from the coding sequence ATGGAATTTACTGACAAGCTTTGGCAAGAAATTGAACCTATCTATGATCATATATTAGAACTGCCATTTATAAAAGAATTGACGGATGGTACCTTATCGGAAGAGGTATTCACTTTTTACCTGAAGCAGGATACTTTATATCTGTCTGATTATTCACGAGCGCTTTCACTGGCAGGTATTCGGTCGGACAGCAATGAACAAGCTCGTCAGTTCCTGAATTTTGCGACCAATGCTATTGATGTAGAGCGAGAGCTGCATGGCGAGTTTTACGAAAAGTTAGATGCGGGAAGTCCCTTGCAAAAGTCGCCTTCCTGTTTTGCATATACTAATTATTTACTTGCCACGGCAACGATGAGAGATAATGCCATTGCCATAGCAGCGCTACTTCCGTGTTTTTGGATATATCGTGAGGTAGGACTTCATATTTATGAACATGCTGCTCTTGAAAACCCCTATCAAGATTGGATCAATACCTATGCAGGAGAAAAGTTTAATGATAGCGTTGAAAAGGCAATTGCAATAACAAACCGGGTTGCGGAAGAGGAGCCCAATCGCCGCCGAAAGCAGATGATACATGCTTTTGTGCGTTCTTCCCAAATGGAGTGGAAGTTTTGGGACAGTGCATATGAGATGGAACAGTGGCCCCGTCAACCTAAGAATGCTGTTCCGGCATAG
- the thiD gene encoding bifunctional hydroxymethylpyrimidine kinase/phosphomethylpyrimidine kinase, which produces MQDNSKQTYDKVLTIATSDSGGGAGVQADLKTISALGCYGMSAFAALTAQNTQEVRAIHEVPPQFLKDQIDVVVEDFEVDAVKIGMLFTGTLMEVVADRIKKHDLKNIVLDPVMVAQSGAQLIQDEAIEVIREELFPLADLITPNIPEAKRLLGCDINGHESMKKAVQDLLETGAGGVLLKGGHFEKQESIDYLAIASKDPELHQFKAKRIETDNTHGTGCTLSSAIAAFLAKRYSMPKAVEQAKLYITQAISAGSQYDIGRGGGPLHHFHQFWN; this is translated from the coding sequence ATGCAAGATAATTCGAAACAGACGTATGATAAGGTATTGACCATTGCCACCTCTGATAGTGGAGGAGGGGCCGGCGTACAGGCAGATCTTAAGACCATTTCTGCATTGGGATGTTATGGAATGTCCGCTTTTGCTGCTCTTACGGCTCAGAACACACAAGAGGTGCGTGCTATTCATGAGGTGCCGCCCCAGTTTTTAAAAGACCAAATTGATGTGGTGGTAGAGGATTTTGAAGTAGATGCAGTTAAGATAGGAATGTTATTTACCGGAACTCTAATGGAAGTAGTTGCAGATCGCATTAAAAAACATGATCTGAAGAATATTGTGTTAGATCCGGTTATGGTTGCTCAAAGTGGTGCTCAGCTTATACAAGATGAGGCCATCGAAGTAATAAGAGAAGAACTGTTTCCATTAGCAGATCTTATTACTCCAAATATTCCAGAGGCTAAACGATTACTGGGGTGTGATATAAACGGTCATGAGTCGATGAAAAAGGCGGTTCAGGATCTCTTAGAAACCGGTGCTGGGGGAGTACTACTTAAGGGCGGACATTTCGAGAAGCAAGAAAGTATCGATTATTTGGCGATAGCATCAAAAGACCCGGAGCTGCACCAGTTTAAGGCAAAACGCATAGAAACAGATAATACCCACGGCACAGGTTGTACCCTCTCTTCAGCTATTGCTGCGTTCCTGGCAAAGCGATATTCTATGCCTAAAGCTGTTGAACAGGCAAAGCTGTATATCACGCAGGCTATTTCGGCAGGTAGTCAATATGATATTGGGAGAGGCGGTGGCCCGCTACATCATTTTCACCAATTTTGGAACTAG
- the thiL gene encoding thiamine-phosphate kinase translates to MADSLTSPNIGDLSEEQIIALFANSSSSPNEIGIGDDSSVTEGPRGLKQLISTDLIVEHVHFRRQEISPRFLGYKALAINLSDIAAMGGRPTGFYVSLALPKELSVNWLRQFRNGLVALAQEYDISLLGGDTTRSQNDIIINITIIGVGKPQQVKLRSDAEVGDILCVTGTVGDSAAGFEILSHPDQYTHLAKSVRQQLLGRHQEPEPEVEKGQWLAQEKTVHAMIDLSDGLLRDAYHIAHQSHCRIKIALEQLPLSRAFRSFYEKDGTHEQAQEFAVVGGEDYKLLLTVAKDGVKDLQKRYKQNFGTILHQIGSVSEGDSEVGMLRSGASVEIKEQEFKHFKGS, encoded by the coding sequence ATGGCTGATTCGCTGACATCCCCAAATATAGGTGACTTGTCTGAAGAGCAGATTATTGCTCTCTTTGCCAATTCATCATCTTCGCCCAATGAGATCGGTATAGGAGATGATAGCTCTGTAACAGAGGGGCCCAGAGGACTTAAGCAGCTTATAAGTACAGACCTTATTGTAGAGCATGTCCATTTTAGACGCCAAGAAATTTCCCCCCGTTTTTTGGGCTACAAAGCACTGGCTATAAATCTCTCCGATATTGCTGCCATGGGTGGTAGGCCTACCGGTTTTTACGTATCCTTGGCTCTGCCCAAAGAGTTATCTGTAAATTGGCTAAGGCAGTTCCGAAATGGATTAGTTGCTCTTGCCCAAGAGTATGACATTTCATTATTGGGAGGCGATACTACTCGTTCACAGAATGACATTATTATAAATATTACAATTATCGGTGTTGGGAAACCGCAGCAGGTAAAGCTGCGCAGCGATGCAGAAGTCGGTGATATTTTATGTGTTACCGGAACTGTGGGAGATTCAGCAGCCGGTTTTGAAATACTATCACATCCAGATCAATATACCCATCTAGCGAAATCAGTGCGCCAGCAGCTATTAGGGCGACATCAGGAACCTGAACCGGAAGTTGAAAAAGGGCAGTGGCTGGCCCAAGAAAAAACGGTACATGCAATGATTGATCTTTCTGATGGGTTGTTAAGAGATGCTTACCACATAGCCCATCAAAGTCACTGTCGTATTAAAATCGCGTTAGAACAGCTTCCATTGTCGCGTGCTTTCAGATCTTTTTATGAAAAGGATGGTACTCATGAACAGGCACAGGAGTTTGCGGTGGTTGGAGGAGAGGATTATAAGCTCCTATTGACAGTAGCCAAAGATGGCGTTAAGGATTTACAAAAGAGGTACAAACAGAATTTTGGCACCATCCTACATCAGATAGGAAGTGTTAGTGAAGGTGATTCTGAGGTTGGAATGTTACGGAGTGGGGCATCGGTAGAAATTAAAGAACAAGAGTTCAAACACTTTAAGGGATCTTAG
- a CDS encoding DsbA family protein — translation MRKIISICFVTAVVLMGIGTVQAQSDSSDNVKITITEFSDYQCPACGQYHPIVKKIKKEFGDQVELKLKHYPLNMHQFAALAARAVESAGNQGMFYEMHNMLYNNQRYWSNSVNPAPIFEGYAKKIGLDMEKFRNDLNAAETQKAVMQEKEEGKRRGVNSTPTFFIEGEKLDPLPRSYEQFKEVVEKYLAKKTG, via the coding sequence ATGAGAAAAATTATAAGTATATGTTTTGTAACCGCTGTAGTGTTGATGGGAATAGGGACAGTTCAGGCCCAAAGTGATTCTTCTGACAATGTTAAAATTACTATCACTGAGTTTAGCGATTATCAGTGCCCGGCATGTGGGCAGTACCATCCTATTGTTAAGAAAATAAAGAAAGAGTTTGGCGACCAAGTCGAGCTCAAGTTAAAGCATTATCCCTTAAATATGCATCAATTTGCTGCTCTTGCTGCACGAGCAGTAGAATCTGCCGGTAATCAGGGGATGTTCTATGAGATGCACAATATGCTTTACAATAATCAAAGGTATTGGTCAAATTCTGTTAACCCTGCACCTATATTTGAAGGTTATGCTAAAAAAATAGGCCTTGATATGGAAAAGTTTCGCAATGATTTGAATGCGGCGGAAACCCAAAAAGCTGTTATGCAGGAAAAGGAGGAAGGCAAAAGGCGAGGAGTGAATTCTACTCCTACCTTCTTTATTGAAGGCGAAAAACTGGATCCTCTTCCAAGGTCATATGAGCAGTTTAAGGAAGTGGTTGAAAAATATCTTGCAAAGAAGACAGGTTAA
- a CDS encoding M28 family peptidase encodes MKKLLSVAIILIISVACMQSPVEEVAKTITKQSLMKPIEVLSSDEFQGRSTGTIGEKKTIDYLVKKLKEYDIKGGMPDGSYTQNVPLIGQKTDQDTRITISKNGNTIHSFDYYSDFMAWPSNLSEEVSVEDSELVYVGFGIQAPEENWDDFKEADVKGKVLVVKNNDPSDDPALFKGDTRLYYGRYDYKYEKAREMGAAGVLIIHTTPSAGYGWSVVANSWSRERFYMRGDKSLKGSNTKFNGWLTKEASKALFASAGLKLEEQLKAAESRDFEPVPLNGLSLNLELSATYRKQEAQNVLGLIEGSSNELKDEHLVYTAHYDHLGITQPVKGDSINNGALDNAAGVSAVLNIARGYKKLQPQLKRSTLFLFVGAEEVGLLGSKYWAQNPTVHPGKVTANINLDGMNVYGKTKDLVLIGYGRNSVSDTIEDLAEENGRKVKPDPHPDRGYFYRSDHFPLAKKGIPAIFPNSGTEYVDKPEGYAETVDSLQNANYHSVNDEINEYWDLSGMVQDVQLFFNAGYRILNAEEMQRWDKGDEFKQMRLKMIEEVSVQK; translated from the coding sequence ATGAAAAAACTACTTTCTGTTGCAATTATATTAATTATAAGTGTGGCTTGCATGCAATCGCCAGTTGAGGAGGTTGCCAAGACTATTACTAAGCAGAGTCTGATGAAGCCTATTGAGGTGTTGTCTTCCGATGAGTTTCAAGGTCGAAGTACAGGGACCATAGGTGAAAAGAAAACAATAGACTACCTCGTCAAAAAGTTAAAAGAGTATGATATTAAAGGTGGAATGCCTGATGGGAGTTATACGCAAAATGTACCCTTGATTGGGCAGAAGACGGATCAGGATACGCGCATAACGATCAGTAAAAATGGTAATACTATCCATAGTTTTGATTATTACAGTGATTTTATGGCTTGGCCCAGTAACCTGTCAGAAGAGGTATCCGTTGAGGATTCAGAGTTAGTATATGTGGGTTTTGGTATTCAGGCACCAGAAGAGAACTGGGATGATTTTAAAGAAGCAGATGTAAAAGGAAAGGTATTAGTAGTTAAGAATAATGATCCCAGCGATGATCCTGCACTCTTTAAAGGAGATACCAGGCTCTATTATGGCCGGTATGACTACAAGTATGAAAAGGCCCGTGAAATGGGGGCTGCAGGAGTATTAATTATTCATACCACTCCTTCAGCTGGATATGGATGGAGCGTTGTGGCCAACAGCTGGAGTCGAGAACGTTTTTATATGCGTGGTGACAAGTCGCTTAAAGGTTCTAATACAAAGTTTAACGGTTGGTTGACCAAAGAAGCAAGCAAAGCCTTGTTTGCAAGTGCAGGTTTGAAGTTGGAAGAGCAGCTTAAAGCTGCTGAAAGTCGTGATTTTGAACCGGTACCTCTTAATGGATTGTCATTAAACTTAGAGTTGTCTGCTACGTATCGTAAACAAGAAGCTCAAAATGTCCTTGGATTAATAGAAGGAAGTAGTAATGAGTTGAAAGATGAGCACCTTGTTTATACTGCTCACTATGATCACTTAGGTATTACCCAGCCGGTGAAAGGAGATTCTATTAATAATGGTGCTTTGGATAATGCTGCAGGAGTTAGTGCAGTATTAAATATCGCGAGGGGATATAAAAAACTGCAGCCTCAACTAAAGCGTAGCACCTTATTCCTGTTTGTGGGAGCCGAAGAGGTTGGTTTGTTAGGATCAAAGTATTGGGCTCAAAATCCAACGGTACATCCCGGCAAAGTTACAGCGAATATTAATCTTGATGGGATGAACGTTTATGGGAAGACCAAAGATTTGGTGCTTATTGGCTATGGACGAAATAGTGTAAGCGATACAATTGAAGATTTGGCAGAAGAGAATGGTCGAAAAGTGAAGCCAGATCCCCATCCTGACCGAGGATATTTTTATCGATCTGACCACTTTCCCCTAGCGAAAAAGGGTATTCCCGCTATTTTCCCTAACTCGGGAACAGAGTATGTGGATAAACCTGAGGGGTATGCGGAAACTGTGGACAGTTTGCAGAATGCAAATTATCATTCTGTGAATGATGAAATAAATGAGTATTGGGATCTTTCTGGAATGGTACAGGATGTGCAGCTCTTTTTTAATGCGGGATATAGAATTCTAAATGCTGAGGAGATGCAAAGGTGGGATAAAGGGGATGAGTTCAAGCAGATGCGTCTTAAGATGATTGAAGAAGTATCAGTCCAAAAATAA
- a CDS encoding DUF2339 domain-containing protein has product MEEAQTAKTSTANHRSNKVISVESKSSNRDIGSFEIGEEWLNRIGIGLLLIGVAFLFKYSIDQGCLNPPIRSAIGLGVGMFLFVLVISKVFGIRRRTGIGDNSLGRLCYYPVGVKLSVLWQAAANYSYGNCFSGCRETILVDLSKLQAIWRILLFIGFGTIFLLLGYYGQSHWHDKKE; this is encoded by the coding sequence ATAGAAGAGGCTCAAACAGCAAAGACCTCTACAGCTAACCACAGGTCAAACAAGGTTATTTCTGTAGAGAGTAAAAGCAGTAATCGGGATATCGGTAGTTTTGAAATCGGTGAAGAATGGCTTAACCGTATTGGAATAGGATTGTTGCTAATTGGTGTAGCATTTCTATTTAAGTATTCCATTGATCAGGGATGTTTAAATCCACCTATCAGAAGTGCCATTGGATTGGGAGTTGGGATGTTTCTTTTTGTGTTGGTTATATCAAAAGTTTTCGGGATTAGAAGACGGACAGGTATTGGTGACAATAGCTTGGGGAGGCTATGCTATTATCCTGTTGGTGTTAAGCTTTCTGTATTATGGCAAGCGGCTGCGAATTACAGCTATGGCAACTGTTTTTCTGGTTGTCGGGAAACTATTTTAGTTGATCTTTCGAAGTTACAGGCTATATGGCGCATACTATTATTTATCGGCTTTGGTACTATCTTCCTTTTATTGGGATATTATGGTCAGTCGCATTGGCATGATAAGAAGGAGTAG
- a CDS encoding SDR family oxidoreductase: protein MSIIRNKHILITGGAHGIGLLLAEKALKKGAKSLVIWDVNEEYLAKAHEQLSTFEAPIHCFTVDISKYEQIYQTAEQTLQDIPHVDLLINNAGIIAGKNFDELIPEDIEQTIGVNLLGMIHTTRSLLGGLKKSSSAHIVNIASAAGLMANPGMSVYASSKWGAIGWSESLRIELSKSEANINVTTVEPSYIDTGMFEGVSAPLLTPILSPDDITNRIIKAIEHNKIHLRAPFMVKLLPFLRGILPTKVFDFVAGKLFRVYQSMDTFTGRKEQGVR from the coding sequence ATGAGTATAATTAGAAACAAACATATTCTCATTACCGGCGGTGCCCATGGTATAGGGCTGTTACTAGCAGAAAAAGCACTTAAAAAGGGCGCAAAATCATTGGTTATATGGGATGTCAATGAAGAGTACCTTGCAAAAGCTCATGAACAGCTTAGTACATTTGAAGCACCCATTCACTGTTTCACTGTTGATATTTCTAAATATGAGCAAATTTATCAAACAGCTGAACAAACATTGCAAGATATTCCACATGTTGATCTTCTAATTAACAACGCAGGTATTATAGCAGGAAAGAATTTTGATGAATTAATCCCGGAAGATATTGAACAAACTATTGGCGTTAATCTGCTTGGGATGATACATACTACCCGATCTTTATTGGGCGGACTTAAAAAATCTTCTTCTGCACATATTGTGAATATTGCTTCGGCTGCAGGATTAATGGCCAACCCTGGGATGTCTGTATATGCCAGCAGCAAATGGGGAGCGATTGGCTGGTCAGAGTCTCTACGTATTGAACTTAGCAAATCTGAGGCCAATATTAACGTTACTACAGTAGAACCCAGCTATATAGATACCGGTATGTTTGAAGGCGTTTCGGCACCATTGCTCACCCCTATTTTATCTCCGGATGATATTACTAATCGTATAATAAAAGCAATAGAACATAATAAAATTCATTTGCGAGCACCATTTATGGTAAAACTGTTGCCTTTTTTACGGGGCATCTTACCCACGAAAGTATTTGATTTTGTAGCTGGTAAACTATTCCGGGTCTACCAATCAATGGATACATTCACCGGACGAAAAGAACAGGGAGTAAGATGA
- a CDS encoding aldehyde dehydrogenase: protein MKEIVSTQQNYFKKGKPKEVSYRKEQLRKLKNTLKSNEKRIFEALDADLKKPYFETYETELLISYQEIDHILTNLDRWARPQKVSGSLFNFPSQNYIYQQPYGVSLVIGAWNYPLQLTLNPALGSMAAGNCTILKPSELAPNTSSLLAELINNTFNAGYLKVIEGDAETTQEVLNQPLDYIFFTGSSRVGKIIMKSAAKQLTPVTLELGGKSPAIVDKNTDLSIAAKRIAWGKFINAGQTCVSPDYVYVHQSIEDKFCQLLQDYIAEFYGSDPQQSSDYARIINNDHFERLTNLISPQNIYHGGNTDPSDRYIEPTILTGIGWNDEVMEEEIFGPILPILTFKKLDQVIEPINNYHSPLALYIFSDSKEKQETLIQSISFGGGCINDTIAHLGNLELPFGGIGNSGFGNYHGKSSFDLFSHSKSIMKKRNWPEVPLRYPPYDGNLKWLRKLSKLL, encoded by the coding sequence ATGAAAGAAATAGTTTCTACTCAACAAAACTACTTCAAAAAAGGAAAACCAAAAGAGGTTTCTTACCGAAAAGAACAACTGCGTAAACTAAAAAACACTCTTAAAAGTAATGAAAAGAGGATTTTTGAAGCGTTAGATGCTGATTTAAAGAAGCCTTATTTCGAAACTTATGAAACAGAGCTACTTATTTCGTACCAGGAAATTGATCATATTCTTACTAACTTAGACCGTTGGGCTAGACCGCAAAAAGTAAGCGGCTCCCTTTTTAATTTTCCTTCCCAAAACTATATCTACCAACAACCATACGGGGTTTCGCTGGTTATTGGGGCATGGAACTATCCCCTTCAGTTAACACTTAATCCTGCCCTTGGTTCAATGGCTGCCGGCAACTGCACCATTTTAAAACCTTCAGAACTGGCACCCAATACCTCCAGCTTATTAGCAGAACTTATTAACAATACTTTCAATGCCGGATACCTTAAAGTAATAGAGGGAGATGCTGAAACCACACAAGAAGTTTTGAACCAACCCCTTGATTATATTTTCTTTACCGGAAGCAGTAGAGTAGGTAAAATCATTATGAAGTCTGCTGCCAAACAGCTGACCCCTGTTACCCTTGAACTGGGTGGTAAATCTCCTGCTATAGTCGATAAGAACACCGACCTTTCCATAGCTGCCAAACGTATTGCCTGGGGTAAATTTATTAACGCAGGTCAAACGTGTGTGAGTCCTGATTATGTGTACGTCCATCAATCGATTGAAGATAAATTCTGCCAATTATTACAAGATTATATCGCTGAATTTTACGGTTCCGATCCACAGCAAAGCTCTGACTATGCTCGCATTATTAACAATGATCATTTTGAACGTTTAACTAACTTAATCAGCCCCCAAAACATATATCATGGTGGCAATACCGATCCATCCGACCGATATATTGAACCAACCATACTTACTGGCATTGGGTGGAATGATGAGGTGATGGAAGAAGAAATATTTGGTCCCATACTACCCATTCTAACTTTTAAAAAGCTGGATCAAGTTATTGAACCTATTAACAACTATCATTCTCCATTAGCGCTCTATATTTTTAGTGACAGTAAAGAGAAACAGGAAACACTGATTCAATCTATCTCTTTTGGTGGTGGTTGTATTAATGATACTATTGCCCATCTCGGTAATTTAGAGCTTCCCTTCGGTGGCATTGGCAACAGTGGATTTGGTAACTATCACGGCAAATCTAGCTTTGACCTTTTTTCTCATTCTAAAAGTATAATGAAAAAAAGAAACTGGCCAGAAGTTCCCCTGAGATATCCACCTTATGATGGAAATTTGAAATGGTTAAGAAAGCTATCAAAACTATTATGA
- a CDS encoding YhdH/YhfP family quinone oxidoreductase, which yields MTDSFQALVVEEDDGTFRRSIKELDIEDLPKHDTLVKVHYSSLNYKDALSASGNKGVTKEYPHIPGIDASGIVEESENSCFESGDKVLVTGYDLGQNTFGGFGEYIRVPSDWIVPLPENLSLRDSMILGTAGFTAAIGIHHLRHNAITSENSPILVTGATGGVGSMAVAILDQLGYKVTAATGKMDQKSFLKEIGATRVIHREEVQDNSGRMLLSSRWAAAIDTVGGNMLDTTLRQTQHNGVVACCGNVLGHELNTNIYPFILRGVHLAGMDSGNCLMNMRKKLWDKLATRWKPKKLAKIAKECSLDALDKEIKTILKGGQIGRVLVRICD from the coding sequence ATGACAGATTCTTTTCAAGCCTTAGTAGTTGAAGAAGACGACGGCACGTTTAGGCGAAGTATCAAAGAATTAGATATTGAGGACCTGCCTAAACACGATACCCTGGTTAAAGTGCACTACTCCTCTTTAAATTATAAGGATGCCCTTTCGGCTTCAGGCAATAAAGGGGTTACTAAAGAGTATCCACATATCCCTGGTATCGATGCTTCTGGCATTGTAGAAGAAAGTGAAAACTCCTGCTTTGAATCTGGAGATAAAGTCTTGGTTACAGGGTATGATCTTGGACAAAACACCTTCGGCGGTTTTGGCGAGTATATTCGCGTACCTTCAGATTGGATTGTGCCCCTACCTGAAAATCTTAGCCTTCGGGATAGTATGATATTGGGCACAGCCGGTTTTACTGCCGCTATCGGTATCCATCATCTACGTCATAATGCCATCACTTCTGAAAACAGTCCTATTTTGGTTACCGGAGCCACCGGTGGTGTAGGGTCTATGGCTGTTGCCATACTTGATCAGTTGGGATATAAAGTGACTGCTGCAACGGGCAAAATGGATCAAAAATCATTTTTGAAAGAAATTGGAGCTACTAGAGTCATTCATCGAGAAGAGGTACAAGATAATTCAGGACGCATGCTCCTTAGCAGCAGATGGGCCGCTGCTATTGATACCGTTGGGGGTAACATGCTTGACACTACACTGCGTCAAACCCAACATAATGGTGTAGTAGCGTGCTGTGGAAATGTGTTGGGCCACGAACTAAATACCAATATATATCCCTTTATCCTACGGGGGGTTCACTTGGCAGGGATGGATAGTGGAAACTGTCTTATGAATATGCGCAAAAAACTATGGGATAAATTAGCTACTCGCTGGAAACCCAAAAAGCTTGCAAAAATAGCAAAGGAGTGCTCACTCGATGCACTAGACAAAGAAATCAAGACTATATTAAAAGGCGGTCAAATAGGACGAGTTCTAGTAAGAATATGCGACTAA